From the genome of Maniola jurtina chromosome 10, ilManJurt1.1, whole genome shotgun sequence, one region includes:
- the LOC123868853 gene encoding uncharacterized protein LOC123868853 isoform X1 has translation MPKRVRKTVLNSETREFVVRLRDYFAREQQNGGPLLPLDNVRDRVADALGIGKATVSRITKEKFGESSMEERKLSTPKKKKCNRVHPVTSADDFDMAAIRNHIYGYYFRGELPTCKKLLTSLKSASLFNGSMTSLRVVIKKCGFRYGKCDKRKVLMERKDIALMRCDFLRKIKKIKNWDNVVYLDETWLNANHTVSKTWTDDTAKSCIKAPEGKGQRLIICHAGTAKGFVPNCLWAFKSVKTTDYHEEMNFENFKQWFIKLLDNLHEPHHILMDNAPYHSVQVNKPPTSNSNKGEILEWLQRNGVEADSQLLKKELVRLLNLQKLQTKRTYFLDEMAKSKGHTVIRLPPYHCQYNAIEMIWAQIKGCAARLNTTPPFTANKMLILLEKACSEVTPDNWRKVVEKTKKLCYDDWDRDVRYDTLEDQPLLINVGDSSCSSDSESETQTLMSLSDSE, from the exons ATGCCGAAAAGAGTACGAAAAACTGTACTCAACAGTGAAACGCGGGAGTTTGTTGTGCGTTTGCGAGATTACTTTGCTCGTGAACAACAAAATGGCGGCCCTTTGTTGCCACTTGACAACGTACGCGACCGTGTTGCTGATGCTCTAGGGATTGGCAAGGCTACCGTTTCCCGAATCACCAAGGAAAAGTTCGGCGAATCATCGATGGAAGAGAGGAAACTCTCAACTCCAAAGAAGAAAAAATGTAATAGGGTACATCCCGTCACCAGTGCAGATGACTTCGACATGGCTGCGATACGTAACCATATTTACGGCTACTACTTCCGAGGTGAACTGCCGACTTGTAAAAAGTTATTGACGTCGCTGAAATCAGCCAGTTTATTTAATGGCAGTATGACTTCGCTCAGAGTAGTCATAAAAAAATGCGGATTTCGGTATGGGAAGTGTGAcaaaagaaaagtgttaatGGAGCGTAAGGATATAGCATTGATGAGGTGtgattttctacgaaaaataaagaaaataaagaatTGGGACAATGTGGTCTATCTGGACGAAACGTGGCTTAACGCCAATCACACAGTCTCCAAAACATGGACAGACGATACAGCAAAATCCTGTATCAAAGCTCCTGAAGGCAAGGGCCAGCGTTTGATTATCTGCCACGCTGGTACAGCCAAAGGTTTTGTGCCTAATTGCTTGTGGGCCTTCAAATCAGTCAAAACTACAGATTATCACGAAGagatgaattttgaaaattttaagcaATGGTTCATAAAACTTTTGGATAATCTGCATGAGCCCCACCATATTTtgatggacaacgccccataccattCCGTACAAGTAAACAAACCACCCACCAGCAACAGTAATAAAGGTGAAATACTAGAGTGGCTGCAACGCAATGGTGTGGAGGCTGACAGTCAACTGTTAAAAAAAGAGTTGGTCAGATTATTAAACTTACAAAAACTCCAAACAAAGCGGACATATTTTTTGGATGAAATGGCAAAATCTAAAGGTCACACAGTGATTCGGTTACCGCCATACCACTGCCAATATAATGCCATTGAGATGATATGGGCGCAAATCAAAG GTTGTGCAGCCAGGCTTAACACCACTCCGCCATTTACAGCCAATAAAATGCtgatattattagaaaaagctTGTAGTGAAGTGACTCCGGATAATTGGAGGAAAGTCGTAGAAAAGACCAAAAAACTTTGCTACGATGATTGGGATCGAGATGTGCGATACGACACTCTTGAAGATCAACCATTATTGATAAATGTAGGTGACAGCAGTTGCAGTTCAGATTCCGAGTCTGAGACGCAAACACTCATGTCATTATCAGATTCAGAATAA
- the LOC123868853 gene encoding uncharacterized protein LOC123868853 isoform X2 has product MPKRVRKTVLNSETREFVVRLRDYFAREQQNGGPLLPLDNVRDRVADALGIGKATVSRITKEKFGESSMEERKLSTPKKKKCNRVHPVTSADDFDMAAIRNHIYGYYFRGELPTCKKLLTSLKSASLFNGSMTSLRVVIKKCGFRYGKCDKRKVLMERKDIALMRCDFLRKIKKIKNWDNVVYLDETWLNANHTVSKTWTDDTAKSCIKAPEGKGQRLIICHAGTAKGFVPNCLWAFKSVKTTDYHEEMNFENFKQWFIKLLDNLHEPHHILMDNAPYHSVQVNKPPTSNSNKGEILEWLQRNGVEADSQLLKKELVRLLNLQKLQTKRTYFLDEMAKSKGHTVIRLPPYHCQYNAIEMIWAQIKGG; this is encoded by the coding sequence ATGCCGAAAAGAGTACGAAAAACTGTACTCAACAGTGAAACGCGGGAGTTTGTTGTGCGTTTGCGAGATTACTTTGCTCGTGAACAACAAAATGGCGGCCCTTTGTTGCCACTTGACAACGTACGCGACCGTGTTGCTGATGCTCTAGGGATTGGCAAGGCTACCGTTTCCCGAATCACCAAGGAAAAGTTCGGCGAATCATCGATGGAAGAGAGGAAACTCTCAACTCCAAAGAAGAAAAAATGTAATAGGGTACATCCCGTCACCAGTGCAGATGACTTCGACATGGCTGCGATACGTAACCATATTTACGGCTACTACTTCCGAGGTGAACTGCCGACTTGTAAAAAGTTATTGACGTCGCTGAAATCAGCCAGTTTATTTAATGGCAGTATGACTTCGCTCAGAGTAGTCATAAAAAAATGCGGATTTCGGTATGGGAAGTGTGAcaaaagaaaagtgttaatGGAGCGTAAGGATATAGCATTGATGAGGTGtgattttctacgaaaaataaagaaaataaagaatTGGGACAATGTGGTCTATCTGGACGAAACGTGGCTTAACGCCAATCACACAGTCTCCAAAACATGGACAGACGATACAGCAAAATCCTGTATCAAAGCTCCTGAAGGCAAGGGCCAGCGTTTGATTATCTGCCACGCTGGTACAGCCAAAGGTTTTGTGCCTAATTGCTTGTGGGCCTTCAAATCAGTCAAAACTACAGATTATCACGAAGagatgaattttgaaaattttaagcaATGGTTCATAAAACTTTTGGATAATCTGCATGAGCCCCACCATATTTtgatggacaacgccccataccattCCGTACAAGTAAACAAACCACCCACCAGCAACAGTAATAAAGGTGAAATACTAGAGTGGCTGCAACGCAATGGTGTGGAGGCTGACAGTCAACTGTTAAAAAAAGAGTTGGTCAGATTATTAAACTTACAAAAACTCCAAACAAAGCGGACATATTTTTTGGATGAAATGGCAAAATCTAAAGGTCACACAGTGATTCGGTTACCGCCATACCACTGCCAATATAATGCCATTGAGATGATATGGGCGCAAATCAAAGGTGGgtga